In the genome of Magnetococcus sp. PR-3, one region contains:
- a CDS encoding ATP-binding protein, translating to MQRRSSSLKVKLSLFLFTVIAMTALIVSFAVQQLAIEQFKVNRDQRILETQQQLLNRFRSFDLFMNEVEAELDQRIADALPKVAARIHQGPPPEQWTEAQLTALAKEFSVGDIYLINQDLTVFKTTFKPDMGLNLGRLAQSLKSKLTGLLGSGRLEVDRISMSNKTGIIKKYAYHGPRDKNYLVEVSINMWEGAETFGSEAQKRFFLEEFFQSLVDSNDILKALDLYIADDLAQWSLLHEGQAMDPEAAARLKGKESLELRDENRLTIYTIQPRRENISGFRFYSKTVFDTAMPTAFYRVVHVRTLVLALVVALLAYLMANRLIFRQLYARISTIDLGLKHMRSGALNVLIPIQGQDELARITQAINELAMQVYDREQELTAAKEELEKRVAERTQDLQSSMKALSERESNYRYLVEHARSIILRWQPDGEITFCNEYALTFFGYREAELVGKTVYETIVPQKESSGRDLHQRVDAVACDPAHYSYHENENVCRDGRRVWVTWANRAIVDEQGQIKELLSVGTDITHLKMIQQELTLARDAADGANRAKSEFLAVMSHEIRTPMNAILGMSDLLMASKLDDEHLQALQAISRAGDALLVIINDILDLSKIEADRLELEMVETDLDALLASLAEMLTLRAQEKGVALILERDPDIAPYCWCDQVRLRQILVNLIGNAIKFTQQGSITVVLTRVSETLIQFKVTDTGIGIEAKQLEAIFESFNQGDSSVTRKYGGTGLGLSISQRLTKLMGGELQVESTLGKGSAFYFTIPMQAIPHLSEQSIQAKRLEEHHCLLIEPAHVADAIHPLLTALGGRVTCIESVHDLTDKESNLTSVDLLIINLHTLEDTELEQILAEIQREEQTKQLPLLVLLPEPNHAWFEHIMGRGGRVLAKPVRRQELIHSILLSINPQALNADLPVHLPHGLKILIAEDSDDNILLLQSYLKEGRHQLTIVHNGQEALEKVKDAPFDLVLMDVQMPIMDGLQATREIRQWEAQQSARKGVPIIALTAHAMREDEQRSVEAGCSSHLTKPIKKQVLLKAMMPLIPIQAQHPELMDES from the coding sequence GTGCAGAGAAGAAGCTCTTCACTCAAAGTTAAATTAAGTCTCTTCCTGTTTACCGTAATTGCCATGACGGCATTGATCGTGAGTTTTGCTGTACAGCAACTGGCGATCGAGCAGTTTAAAGTCAATCGTGATCAACGTATTTTAGAGACCCAACAGCAACTGCTTAACCGCTTTCGTTCTTTTGACCTGTTTATGAATGAAGTGGAAGCCGAGCTGGACCAGCGCATTGCCGATGCCCTACCAAAAGTGGCGGCGCGCATTCACCAAGGCCCCCCTCCTGAACAGTGGACAGAGGCACAGTTAACCGCCCTGGCTAAAGAGTTTTCGGTGGGTGATATCTACCTGATTAACCAGGATCTGACGGTTTTTAAAACCACATTTAAGCCCGATATGGGGCTGAACTTGGGTCGTTTGGCCCAAAGCTTAAAGAGCAAACTTACCGGGTTGCTGGGTAGCGGCCGGTTGGAGGTCGATCGTATCTCCATGTCCAACAAAACGGGAATCATTAAAAAATATGCATACCACGGCCCGCGGGATAAAAACTATCTGGTGGAAGTTTCCATCAATATGTGGGAAGGGGCCGAGACTTTTGGTAGCGAGGCGCAAAAGCGGTTCTTTTTAGAAGAGTTCTTTCAAAGCCTGGTGGATAGCAACGACATTCTCAAAGCCCTAGATCTCTATATTGCCGACGATCTGGCCCAGTGGTCGCTGTTGCATGAAGGGCAGGCCATGGACCCAGAAGCTGCAGCGCGTTTAAAAGGTAAAGAGAGTCTTGAACTGCGAGATGAAAACCGGCTGACGATTTATACCATCCAGCCCCGACGAGAGAACATCAGCGGATTCCGCTTTTACAGTAAAACGGTGTTTGATACCGCCATGCCCACAGCCTTCTACCGGGTTGTGCATGTACGTACATTAGTGCTGGCCTTGGTGGTGGCTCTGTTGGCCTATCTGATGGCCAATCGGCTGATTTTTCGCCAGCTTTATGCACGTATTAGCACCATTGACCTGGGGTTGAAGCATATGCGCTCAGGGGCGTTGAATGTGTTGATCCCCATCCAGGGGCAGGATGAGCTGGCGCGTATTACCCAGGCTATTAATGAACTGGCCATGCAGGTCTATGATCGAGAACAGGAGCTCACCGCTGCCAAGGAGGAGTTGGAAAAGAGGGTTGCTGAACGTACCCAGGATTTGCAGTCATCCATGAAGGCACTCTCTGAACGGGAATCCAACTACCGGTATTTGGTTGAGCATGCCCGTAGTATTATCCTGCGTTGGCAACCTGATGGTGAGATCACCTTCTGTAATGAGTATGCGCTTACTTTTTTTGGGTATCGCGAAGCGGAGCTGGTGGGCAAAACCGTTTACGAGACCATTGTTCCACAGAAGGAGAGTAGCGGGCGTGACCTTCATCAACGGGTCGATGCGGTGGCCTGTGATCCCGCACACTATAGTTATCATGAAAATGAGAATGTGTGTCGGGACGGGCGGCGTGTTTGGGTGACCTGGGCAAACCGCGCCATTGTAGATGAGCAGGGTCAGATAAAAGAGCTGTTGAGTGTAGGGACCGATATTACCCACTTAAAAATGATTCAGCAGGAGCTGACGCTGGCGCGGGATGCGGCCGATGGGGCCAACAGAGCCAAAAGTGAATTCTTAGCCGTTATGAGCCATGAGATCCGTACCCCTATGAATGCTATTTTGGGGATGAGTGATCTGTTGATGGCATCTAAGTTGGATGATGAGCATCTGCAGGCTCTGCAGGCCATAAGTCGTGCAGGTGATGCACTGTTGGTCATTATTAATGATATTTTGGATCTGAGTAAAATTGAGGCGGATCGGTTAGAGCTGGAGATGGTGGAGACCGATCTGGATGCCCTGCTTGCGAGCTTGGCGGAAATGTTGACTCTCCGCGCCCAGGAAAAAGGGGTCGCGCTAATTTTAGAACGGGATCCGGATATTGCCCCCTACTGCTGGTGTGATCAGGTCCGCTTGCGGCAGATTTTGGTTAATCTTATTGGAAATGCCATTAAGTTTACCCAGCAAGGTTCCATTACGGTGGTACTTACCCGTGTCTCTGAAACGCTCATTCAATTTAAAGTGACCGATACAGGGATTGGCATTGAAGCCAAACAGTTGGAGGCTATTTTTGAATCCTTCAATCAGGGGGACTCCAGTGTTACGCGCAAGTATGGCGGCACAGGTTTAGGGCTCTCAATCAGTCAGCGGCTCACTAAGCTTATGGGGGGAGAGCTTCAGGTTGAGAGCACTCTGGGCAAGGGGAGTGCTTTTTACTTTACCATTCCCATGCAAGCCATTCCTCATTTGAGCGAGCAGTCTATCCAAGCAAAGCGTTTGGAGGAACATCACTGCTTACTCATTGAACCTGCACATGTGGCCGATGCGATTCATCCCCTGCTCACCGCCTTAGGTGGGCGTGTAACCTGTATTGAGAGTGTGCATGACCTGACAGATAAAGAGTCAAATTTAACGTCGGTCGATCTTCTGATTATTAACTTGCACACCCTGGAAGATACCGAGCTAGAGCAAATTTTGGCCGAGATACAGCGAGAGGAACAGACCAAACAACTGCCGTTGCTGGTCTTATTACCAGAGCCCAACCATGCTTGGTTTGAGCATATTATGGGTAGGGGGGGGCGTGTTTTAGCCAAACCTGTTCGCCGACAGGAGCTGATTCATAGCATCCTGTTAAGCATCAACCCCCAAGCTCTAAATGCAGATCTTCCTGTGCATTTACCCCACGGGTTGAAGATCCTCATTGCTGAAGATTCTGACGACAATATCCTTTTATTACAGTCCTATTTAAAAGAGGGTCGTCACCAGTTAACCATTGTACATAATGGTCAAGAAGCGCTGGAAAAGGTAAAAGATGCACCCTTTGACTTGGTTTTGATGGATGTGCAAATGCCTATAATGGATGGCCTGCAAGCAACCCGTGAAATACGGCAATGGGAGGCTCAACAGTCTGCACGTAAAGGGGTGCCTATTATTGCGCTGACGGCACATGCCATGCGTGAAGATGAGCAGCGCAGTGTGGAGGCCGGGTGCAGTAGCCACTTAACTAAGCCCATTAAAAAACAGGTTTTGCTTAAGGCTATGATGCCTTTAATCCCGATACAAGCACAACATCCGGAGCTGATGGATGAATCATGA
- a CDS encoding nucleoside deaminase, which yields MNHDKWLEQAVLLSAEKMQAGCGGPFGAVIVHSQDETLLAQGWNCVTSCNDPTAHAEMTAIRRATEKLGQFHLQGYTLFSSCEPCPMCLAAIYWAHLDAVFFANTRQQAAAIGFDDATIYEELALPLAQRQKPMVHRPSEHALAVFQQWQTLENKKPY from the coding sequence ATGAATCATGATAAATGGTTGGAGCAGGCTGTTTTGCTCTCTGCTGAAAAAATGCAGGCGGGGTGTGGTGGGCCATTTGGTGCGGTGATCGTGCATAGCCAGGATGAAACACTACTGGCTCAGGGGTGGAACTGTGTGACGTCTTGCAATGATCCGACGGCCCATGCAGAGATGACCGCCATTCGTCGTGCCACAGAAAAGTTGGGGCAGTTTCATCTGCAAGGCTATACCTTGTTTAGCTCCTGTGAGCCATGCCCTATGTGCTTAGCGGCAATCTACTGGGCACATTTGGATGCTGTTTTCTTTGCCAATACAAGGCAACAAGCTGCGGCCATTGGCTTTGATGATGCCACCATCTATGAAGAGCTGGCCTTACCCTTGGCGCAGCGGCAAAAACCGATGGTGCACCGGCCTTCTGAACACGCTTTGGCGGTGTTTCAGCAGTGGCAAACGCTGGAGAATAAAAAGCCCTACTAA
- a CDS encoding glycosyltransferase family 2 protein yields MTVFKLLIAVPCYNESAELGAVLDRMPQSLEGVDQISLLVVDDGSSDQTSQVAADHGASVIRHHTNMGLGIAFQTILKEALERDVDAVVTMDGDGQFNPDDIPKLLGVLVKEQAAMVTASRFKDANMLPTNIPAAKLKGNRMMSWLINRLTGASFYDVSCGFRAYSREAILHLNLHGRFTYTQEVFLDILSKRLKIVEVPVQVIYKDGRRSRMAHSLVRYGLQTLLIILRSYRDYKPLRFFLWISLLFYVASGAFGLNLLMHYLETGKFYGEIWSGMISGVMLMLAVAITLMGLLSDMMVRIRENQERVLYLLKRRHHDTDHDA; encoded by the coding sequence ATGACGGTGTTTAAACTGCTTATTGCTGTGCCCTGTTACAATGAAAGTGCAGAACTGGGCGCTGTTTTAGACCGTATGCCACAATCACTGGAAGGGGTTGATCAAATATCCCTATTGGTGGTGGATGATGGCTCTTCTGACCAAACCAGTCAGGTTGCAGCGGACCATGGTGCCTCTGTTATTCGCCATCATACCAATATGGGCTTGGGTATCGCTTTTCAAACCATCCTTAAGGAAGCTTTGGAAAGAGATGTCGATGCGGTGGTGACCATGGATGGGGATGGTCAGTTTAACCCAGATGACATCCCCAAGCTGTTAGGTGTCTTGGTTAAGGAGCAGGCGGCCATGGTTACTGCGTCGCGCTTTAAAGATGCCAACATGCTGCCAACCAACATTCCGGCTGCCAAGTTAAAAGGCAACCGAATGATGTCCTGGTTAATCAACCGGCTGACAGGGGCCAGTTTTTACGATGTCTCTTGTGGGTTCCGCGCCTATAGCCGAGAGGCGATCTTACACTTGAACCTACATGGGCGGTTTACCTACACCCAAGAGGTGTTTCTCGACATTCTCTCCAAACGCTTAAAGATTGTTGAGGTTCCGGTTCAGGTGATCTACAAGGATGGTCGCCGTTCCCGTATGGCCCATAGTTTGGTGCGCTATGGTTTGCAAACACTTTTAATTATTCTACGTAGTTACCGAGACTACAAACCTCTGCGCTTTTTCCTGTGGATATCCCTGCTTTTCTATGTGGCATCAGGTGCTTTTGGGCTTAACCTGCTGATGCACTATTTGGAAACCGGTAAATTTTACGGGGAAATTTGGTCGGGTATGATCTCTGGGGTGATGTTGATGCTCGCTGTTGCCATCACTTTGATGGGGTTGTTGTCAGATATGATGGTCAGAATTAGAGAGAACCAGGAACGTGTTCTCTATCTACTCAAGCGGCGCCACCATGACACGGATCACGACGCCTAG
- a CDS encoding cytochrome c oxidase subunit 3 family protein — MSSQSSVTTMERSPYPPGDLAVWMLIAMELLTFGIFFCVYTFMRAKQPELFDASQQLLNRQAGAINTLLLITSSFFVVRGVEAIKQGASRVCGHWLAATLSMGVGFLLVKVWEYGQKYAAGITPDTDQFFFFYFALTAFHAFHVIMGMVILSFIMFKAYRGGYSSENHMGVESGASFWHMVDLVWIILFPLIYVMR; from the coding sequence ATGTCTTCCCAGTCCAGCGTGACCACAATGGAACGTTCCCCCTATCCTCCAGGTGATCTGGCGGTATGGATGTTAATTGCCATGGAGTTGCTCACCTTTGGCATCTTCTTTTGTGTCTATACCTTTATGCGTGCCAAGCAGCCTGAGTTGTTTGATGCCAGCCAACAGCTCCTCAACCGGCAAGCAGGTGCTATTAATACCCTGCTTTTAATTACCAGTAGCTTTTTTGTGGTGCGTGGTGTGGAGGCGATTAAACAAGGGGCTTCTCGCGTATGTGGGCATTGGTTGGCTGCTACGCTGAGTATGGGGGTGGGGTTTTTACTGGTTAAAGTATGGGAATATGGCCAAAAGTATGCTGCGGGTATTACGCCGGATACCGATCAGTTCTTCTTCTTCTACTTTGCCTTAACCGCTTTCCACGCTTTTCATGTGATCATGGGTATGGTCATCCTCAGCTTTATCATGTTTAAAGCGTATCGGGGGGGCTACAGTTCCGAGAACCATATGGGGGTGGAGAGTGGTGCCTCATTTTGGCACATGGTGGATCTTGTTTGGATTATCCTTTTTCCTCTCATCTATGTCATGCGTTAG
- a CDS encoding protein adenylyltransferase SelO, with protein sequence MSWQFDNSYAQLPALMYAQLAPVPVQEPQMVVFNNDLAQQLGLDFSSTEEQSLAALFAGNLLPEGAQPLAQAYAGHQFGHFTMLGDGRAIVLGEHITPDGKRLDIQFKGSGRTPFSRNGDGRAALGPMLREYIMSEAMHGLGIATTRSLAVVATGEPVYREDVLPGAILTRVAASHLRVGTFQYLGMRGDVEAIKTLVHYTLDRHDPQLDKGDNPALTLLLAVMARQVELVINWMRVGFIHGVMNTDNMTISGETIDYGPCAFMDAYSQDTVFSSIDAAGRYRYGNQPHMAKWNLARLAEALLPIIHSDQAQAISLAEEAIESFNGLYARKWQVMMGRKLGLFTVQDTDDALMTELLDQMQQLGLDYTETFRSLSEGQAPPHAALQAWYRSWQSRLEAQTETWSQAQSMMQANNPTIIPRNHKVEEALDAANNDGDLQPMHTLLEHLSNPYATKQGVDKGFLAPPPPSDRIYQTFCGT encoded by the coding sequence ATGTCGTGGCAGTTTGATAACAGTTATGCACAGTTGCCGGCGTTGATGTATGCCCAACTGGCGCCCGTACCTGTTCAAGAACCTCAGATGGTGGTGTTCAACAACGACTTAGCCCAACAGCTAGGGCTGGATTTTTCTTCGACAGAAGAGCAATCGTTGGCGGCTCTGTTTGCCGGAAATCTGTTACCGGAGGGTGCTCAACCATTGGCGCAAGCCTATGCAGGGCACCAGTTTGGTCACTTCACCATGCTGGGGGATGGCCGAGCCATTGTCCTGGGAGAGCATATCACCCCTGATGGTAAGCGGCTGGATATCCAGTTTAAAGGTTCGGGCCGAACCCCGTTCTCCCGCAATGGTGATGGTCGTGCGGCCTTGGGGCCTATGCTGCGTGAATACATAATGAGTGAGGCCATGCATGGGTTGGGTATTGCGACCACACGTTCTTTAGCGGTGGTGGCCACCGGAGAACCGGTATACCGAGAGGATGTTCTGCCTGGGGCTATTTTAACCCGCGTTGCGGCCAGTCATTTACGGGTAGGCACCTTTCAATATCTGGGTATGCGTGGGGATGTCGAGGCGATCAAAACACTGGTTCACTATACGTTAGACCGTCATGACCCACAGCTGGACAAAGGGGATAACCCAGCGCTGACCCTATTGTTGGCGGTTATGGCCCGGCAAGTGGAGTTGGTGATTAACTGGATGCGTGTTGGCTTTATTCATGGGGTTATGAATACGGACAATATGACCATCTCTGGTGAGACTATTGACTATGGGCCGTGTGCCTTTATGGATGCCTATAGCCAAGATACCGTTTTTAGCTCAATTGATGCCGCTGGGCGTTATCGGTATGGAAACCAGCCCCATATGGCCAAATGGAATTTAGCGCGCTTGGCGGAAGCTCTCTTGCCGATTATTCATTCGGATCAGGCACAAGCCATCTCTTTGGCTGAAGAGGCCATTGAATCATTTAACGGGCTCTATGCCCGCAAATGGCAGGTGATGATGGGGCGTAAATTGGGACTGTTTACTGTTCAGGATACCGATGATGCGCTTATGACAGAGCTGTTGGATCAGATGCAGCAATTGGGGTTAGATTATACAGAGACGTTCCGGTCGCTCAGTGAGGGGCAGGCCCCTCCCCATGCAGCTCTACAGGCTTGGTACCGTAGCTGGCAGTCTCGTCTAGAAGCCCAAACAGAGACATGGAGCCAGGCTCAGAGCATGATGCAAGCGAATAACCCCACTATTATTCCACGCAATCATAAGGTGGAAGAAGCATTGGATGCGGCCAATAATGATGGAGATCTGCAACCCATGCACACCCTACTTGAGCATCTATCCAATCCCTATGCAACCAAGCAAGGGGTGGATAAAGGGTTCCTAGCACCACCCCCACCCAGTGACCGTATCTACCAGACCTTTTGTGGTACATGA
- a CDS encoding cyclic nucleotide-binding domain-containing protein — translation MLFFQQNKSLLKIDDRGRVPVENLRKLVKSTKMDTFIQQFPHMVLVGKSYGAFRTKKDETEMLVFPLICRRGVVTEERAISLGRDTNNTLVLPDAFVSTWHLTFHPVDSGVEIEDCNSTTGTKLNEKTLIPLQRYALEDEDQLRIANYRFQVYGPAAFYYFLTEILEVKQAQPQEPEQQQPVPKKVIRKTERKLEEVSLEDLAPVEVHEEPELPELPPHRQQVLDQVERLPFFNFFTAQEKQRFALDEIEVTTIPEQTQVIAEGSKDPNLYLLLSGQARAINPATKKTVSTYKPGTLFGEMGFLANEPSLYEIESQQQMEVMAITPDALSKLSWDIQEKMRDALIRRLLRLNDFHEKRLLEKGLSIPTANHGDDAILVGDGLAALVNHAELFSDFTDLEKQRLTKIPHNFKMLYPEDCLIQEGQVGKAFFLVLYGQLAAYKGDDPTPLSLMNSGSCFGETAYFESAPRTATVKATKPSTVLVFDDKLMAYLGVVERDKIKLKIIDTLVARFKRNIALLS, via the coding sequence GTGCTTTTTTTTCAACAGAACAAAAGTTTGCTGAAAATTGATGATCGGGGGCGTGTGCCCGTTGAGAATCTCAGGAAATTGGTTAAAAGCACGAAAATGGATACCTTTATCCAGCAATTTCCCCATATGGTGCTGGTGGGTAAAAGTTATGGTGCCTTCCGCACCAAAAAAGATGAGACGGAAATGCTGGTTTTTCCTCTGATCTGTCGGCGAGGGGTGGTGACGGAAGAGAGGGCGATCTCTTTAGGGCGAGACACGAACAATACGCTGGTTCTGCCCGATGCCTTTGTTTCTACATGGCACTTGACCTTTCATCCTGTGGACAGTGGGGTTGAGATTGAGGATTGCAACTCCACAACTGGGACCAAGCTTAACGAAAAGACTTTGATCCCCTTGCAACGCTATGCCCTTGAAGATGAAGACCAACTCAGGATCGCCAACTATCGTTTCCAAGTCTATGGACCGGCAGCCTTTTACTATTTTCTTACTGAAATTCTGGAAGTTAAGCAGGCTCAACCCCAAGAACCTGAACAGCAACAACCCGTACCTAAAAAAGTGATCCGCAAGACAGAGCGTAAGCTTGAAGAGGTTTCTCTGGAAGATCTTGCCCCTGTTGAAGTGCATGAAGAACCTGAGCTACCTGAGCTACCGCCCCATCGTCAACAAGTCTTAGATCAAGTAGAGCGGCTGCCCTTCTTCAACTTCTTTACGGCACAAGAGAAGCAACGCTTTGCCTTGGATGAAATTGAAGTAACCACCATACCGGAACAGACCCAGGTCATTGCAGAAGGCTCGAAAGATCCTAATCTTTACCTGTTACTCTCTGGACAGGCTCGGGCCATTAACCCCGCAACCAAAAAGACAGTTTCAACCTATAAACCTGGAACATTGTTTGGTGAAATGGGTTTTCTCGCCAACGAGCCCAGCCTCTATGAGATTGAAAGTCAACAGCAGATGGAGGTTATGGCCATAACCCCAGATGCTTTGTCCAAGCTCAGTTGGGATATCCAGGAGAAGATGCGCGATGCCTTAATTCGTCGCCTGCTGCGGCTGAATGATTTCCATGAGAAGAGGTTGTTGGAAAAAGGGTTGAGCATTCCAACCGCCAATCATGGCGATGATGCGATTTTAGTGGGCGATGGTTTGGCCGCTCTGGTTAACCATGCGGAACTGTTTTCAGACTTTACCGATCTGGAAAAGCAGCGCCTGACCAAAATTCCCCATAATTTTAAAATGCTCTATCCTGAGGATTGTTTGATACAGGAAGGGCAGGTTGGGAAGGCCTTTTTTCTGGTGCTCTATGGGCAGCTGGCTGCCTACAAAGGGGACGATCCTACCCCTTTGAGCTTGATGAACAGTGGTAGTTGTTTTGGTGAAACGGCTTATTTTGAAAGTGCCCCACGTACGGCGACGGTTAAAGCCACCAAGCCCTCTACCGTCTTGGTATTTGATGATAAATTGATGGCTTATCTGGGGGTTGTTGAGCGGGATAAGATCAAGCTTAAAATTATTGATACGCTGGTTGCGCGCTTTAAACGGAATATTGCCTTGCTCTCTTAA
- a CDS encoding serine/threonine protein kinase: protein MTSDDLQTPYSNLSPDAVLDAVERSGWRCDGRQLALNSFENRVYQIGLEDGSFVVAKFYRAHRWSDEAILEEHHFTQTLMEMDLPVVPPMINEEGKTLFHDGSFRVALFPRRGGRTPDLEDAETLKRIGRLMGRIHAVGAQKPFEHRPTLDIQSFGVESYQFLLQSGFIPPAMEEPYRTMAETLIDQATGCFERAGDFQSIRLHGDCHAGNILWTDDGPHFVDFDDARMGPAIQDLWMCLSGDREERAVQMNHLLDGYETFMEFDYRQLHLIEALRTLRMIHYAAWIARRWADPAFPRAFPWFDGPRYWDEHMLALREQSALMNEQPLSLAL, encoded by the coding sequence ATGACCTCTGATGATCTTCAAACGCCATACAGTAACCTAAGTCCAGATGCCGTATTGGATGCCGTTGAGCGATCTGGTTGGCGCTGTGATGGTCGACAGTTGGCCCTGAACAGTTTTGAAAACCGGGTGTATCAGATCGGCCTTGAGGATGGCTCCTTTGTCGTGGCCAAGTTCTACCGCGCCCACCGCTGGTCGGATGAGGCGATTTTAGAAGAGCACCATTTTACGCAAACATTGATGGAGATGGATCTTCCCGTCGTGCCCCCGATGATTAATGAAGAGGGAAAAACCCTGTTTCATGATGGCAGCTTTCGGGTGGCGCTCTTCCCGCGCCGGGGCGGGCGTACCCCTGATTTGGAAGATGCCGAAACCCTTAAACGTATTGGTCGTTTGATGGGGCGCATCCATGCTGTTGGCGCACAAAAACCTTTTGAGCATCGCCCAACCCTGGATATTCAATCTTTTGGGGTGGAGTCCTACCAATTTTTGCTGCAGTCAGGCTTTATCCCCCCTGCCATGGAAGAGCCGTACCGCACGATGGCTGAAACATTGATTGACCAGGCTACAGGCTGTTTTGAGCGGGCTGGGGATTTTCAGTCCATTCGTTTGCATGGTGACTGTCATGCCGGCAATATTCTTTGGACAGATGATGGCCCGCACTTTGTGGATTTTGATGATGCCCGTATGGGGCCGGCCATTCAGGATTTGTGGATGTGTTTGTCTGGTGATCGAGAGGAACGGGCCGTGCAGATGAACCATTTGCTGGATGGCTACGAGACTTTTATGGAGTTTGATTATCGACAGCTCCACCTCATTGAAGCGCTGCGAACCCTGCGTATGATCCATTATGCCGCCTGGATTGCCCGTCGCTGGGCCGATCCGGCTTTTCCAAGAGCCTTCCCTTGGTTTGATGGACCACGTTACTGGGATGAGCATATGTTGGCTCTGCGTGAACAGTCAGCCCTGATGAATGAACAGCCGCTCTCACTGGCCTTATAG
- a CDS encoding trimeric intracellular cation channel family protein codes for MTDLGLDQVMYWIGQGAVASMAMAGVLEAGKKHFDLFGVLIVAMAASLGGGSLRDLLLDRGVFWVVDQTYLIAALLAAFCTFYLARLFPLNERFFLVPDAIGLALFSITGTEAALALQAPWLVASVMGLFTGVMGGVLRDLFLMEQPLVFREGTLYATAAWAGALLFILLLALGVAELWAALSGGLCTFLLRMAAIRWGIALPTYRSRS; via the coding sequence GTGACAGATTTAGGGCTGGATCAGGTCATGTACTGGATTGGTCAAGGTGCGGTGGCTTCCATGGCGATGGCGGGTGTGTTGGAGGCTGGGAAGAAGCATTTTGATCTGTTTGGGGTGTTGATTGTTGCCATGGCGGCCTCATTGGGTGGGGGGTCGTTACGTGATCTCTTGCTGGATCGTGGGGTCTTTTGGGTGGTGGATCAAACCTATCTCATAGCTGCTCTGTTGGCCGCTTTTTGTACCTTTTATCTGGCGCGCTTGTTTCCCTTGAACGAACGCTTTTTTCTGGTGCCGGATGCGATTGGACTGGCGCTGTTTAGCATAACCGGTACTGAGGCTGCGCTTGCCCTGCAAGCACCTTGGTTGGTGGCCAGTGTTATGGGGCTGTTTACCGGGGTCATGGGGGGCGTTTTGCGGGATCTGTTTTTGATGGAGCAGCCTTTGGTGTTTCGTGAAGGAACGCTCTATGCAACTGCAGCCTGGGCTGGTGCGCTGCTGTTTATCCTCTTGTTAGCCCTTGGGGTGGCGGAATTGTGGGCAGCACTCAGCGGGGGATTGTGTACCTTTTTGCTCCGTATGGCGGCTATTCGTTGGGGGATCGCCCTGCCGACCTACCGTAGCCGGTCATGA